One region of Spiroplasma culicicola AES-1 genomic DNA includes:
- a CDS encoding carboxymuconolactone decarboxylase family protein — protein sequence MSEHTHVKDLLSRSQKGEAELRKSHPEIMRLRRELSVAVNGDGVVSAKVKELISIGIAIFSRCEFCIAYHVKTSFQKGVTKDELIESAFVATQFGGGPSMSYLSATLLECIKEVYGE from the coding sequence ATGTCAGAACACACACATGTAAAAGATCTTCTATCAAGATCCCAAAAGGGAGAAGCAGAATTAAGAAAATCTCATCCAGAAATTATGCGCTTAAGACGTGAATTATCTGTTGCTGTTAATGGTGATGGAGTTGTTAGTGCAAAAGTCAAAGAATTAATTTCAATTGGAATTGCTATTTTTTCTAGATGTGAATTTTGTATTGCATATCACGTTAAAACTTCTTTTCAAAAAGGAGTAACTAAAGATGAACTAATTGAATCTGCTTTTGTTGCAACTCAATTTGGAGGAGGACCTTCAATGAGTTATTTAAGTGCAACTTTATTAGAATGTATTAAAGAAGTTTATGGTGAATAA